A DNA window from Pseudomonas wuhanensis contains the following coding sequences:
- a CDS encoding DUF2798 domain-containing protein, which yields MPDRTAKNTVRFRLPKHATPYVFALYMATIMAFLMCLVITLAEFGIGEYYMENVMNAYRVAMPSAFICVLVVRPLVARLVAWTVQGH from the coding sequence ATGCCCGATAGAACAGCTAAAAATACCGTACGTTTTCGCTTGCCTAAACATGCCACGCCTTATGTCTTTGCTCTTTACATGGCAACGATCATGGCGTTTCTCATGTGTCTCGTCATCACCCTCGCGGAATTCGGAATAGGTGAGTATTACATGGAAAATGTGATGAATGCGTACCGGGTGGCAATGCCTTCGGCATTCATCTGCGTGCTCGTCGTGCGCCCATTGGTTGCCCGACTTGTGGCGTGGACCGTGCAGGGCCACTGA
- a CDS encoding acetyl-CoA C-acyltransferase family protein gives MNHSDIFVVSAVRSAIGSFGGSLKDVPPIQLATDVCRAAIERSGLAPEHIGHAVMGHVIPTEARDAYISRAVAMNAGLPKETPAFNVNRLCGSGLQAIVSAAQSLMLGDAGAALAGGVESMSRGAYLLPQARWGARMGDMQAIDYMLGVLQDPFAGFHMGITAENIAEHYGITRQTQDDLALLSQQRAARAIAEGRFSGQIVPIEVATRKGTVSFATDEHVRAEVNAEQLSRMKPAFKKDGSVTAGNASGLNDGAGALIMATGQTVQEQGLKPMARLVGYAHAGVEPSMMGLGPIPATRLVLKRAGLTVADLDVIESNEAFAAQACAVAQELGFDPQKVNPNGSGISLGHPVGATGAIIATKAIHELHRCQGRYALATMCIGGGQGIAVLFERV, from the coding sequence ATGAACCATTCCGATATTTTTGTAGTGAGCGCCGTCCGTTCTGCCATCGGCAGCTTTGGCGGCTCACTCAAGGATGTACCGCCTATTCAGTTGGCAACCGACGTTTGCCGCGCCGCGATCGAACGATCAGGCCTGGCGCCCGAACACATCGGTCATGCAGTGATGGGACATGTGATCCCGACCGAGGCACGCGATGCCTACATCTCACGGGCCGTAGCGATGAATGCCGGCCTGCCGAAAGAAACCCCTGCGTTTAACGTCAACCGCCTCTGCGGTTCGGGTTTGCAGGCGATTGTCAGTGCCGCGCAAAGTCTGATGCTGGGGGATGCGGGCGCTGCCCTGGCCGGTGGCGTCGAGTCCATGAGCCGAGGCGCGTACTTGTTGCCGCAGGCGCGCTGGGGCGCACGCATGGGCGACATGCAGGCCATCGACTACATGCTTGGGGTACTGCAAGACCCGTTCGCCGGTTTCCATATGGGGATCACCGCTGAAAATATCGCCGAGCACTACGGCATCACGCGTCAGACCCAGGATGATTTGGCGCTTCTCAGCCAGCAGCGTGCCGCCCGGGCGATTGCCGAAGGGCGTTTTTCCGGGCAGATCGTGCCGATCGAAGTAGCGACCCGCAAAGGGACGGTTTCGTTTGCGACGGATGAGCATGTACGGGCCGAGGTCAACGCCGAGCAATTGAGCCGCATGAAACCTGCCTTCAAAAAGGACGGTAGCGTCACCGCCGGCAACGCATCGGGCCTCAATGATGGTGCCGGCGCACTGATCATGGCCACGGGCCAAACCGTTCAGGAACAAGGCCTCAAGCCCATGGCCCGACTGGTGGGTTATGCCCATGCAGGCGTTGAACCTTCGATGATGGGGCTGGGACCGATTCCCGCCACCCGCCTGGTGCTCAAGCGCGCCGGTCTGACCGTTGCCGACCTTGACGTGATCGAGTCCAACGAAGCCTTCGCAGCCCAGGCCTGTGCCGTAGCGCAAGAGCTGGGCTTCGATCCGCAGAAGGTCAACCCCAACGGTTCGGGCATCTCGCTGGGCCATCCAGTGGGCGCCACTGGCGCGATCATCGCCACCAAAGCCATTCACGAACTGCATCGCTGCCAAGGCCGTTATGCCCTGGCGACCATGTGCATCGGCGGCGGCCAAGGCATCGCCGTGTTGTTTGAACGGGTTTGA
- a CDS encoding saccharopine dehydrogenase family protein: MKKNVLIIGAGGVAKVVAHKCAQHNDELGRIAIASRNISKCQAIIDSVKAKGSLKEPADIKAFSLNAMDVEATKALIRETGSQIVINVGSAFLNMSVLRACIDTGVAYLDTAIHEEPGKICETPPWYGNYEWKHLEECKEKNITAILGVGFDPGVVNAYAALAQQQYFDRIDSIDILDVNAGSHGKYFATNFDPEINFREFTGQVWSWQNSQWTSNTMFEVKRTDDLPVVGAQNLYLTGHDEVHSLSKNLGVPNVRFWMSFGEHYINVFTVLKNLGLLSEQPVKTAEGLEVVPLKVVKAVLPDPSSLAPGYTGKTCIGDLVKGIKDGLPREVFIYNVADHEEAFAETDSQGISYTAGVPPVAAALLVARGEWDVQRMANVEELPAELFLKALDVMGLPTRIKDENGDRPWN, translated from the coding sequence TTGAAGAAGAACGTGCTTATCATTGGTGCAGGAGGTGTCGCCAAGGTGGTGGCCCACAAGTGCGCGCAGCACAACGATGAACTCGGTCGTATTGCTATCGCGTCGCGCAACATCTCCAAATGCCAGGCCATCATCGACAGCGTCAAGGCCAAGGGCAGCCTCAAAGAGCCCGCCGACATAAAAGCCTTTTCGCTGAACGCTATGGATGTCGAGGCGACCAAGGCGCTGATCCGCGAAACCGGATCGCAGATCGTCATCAACGTCGGTTCTGCCTTCCTCAACATGTCGGTACTGCGTGCCTGCATCGATACCGGTGTGGCCTATCTGGACACCGCGATTCACGAAGAACCGGGCAAAATCTGCGAGACGCCGCCCTGGTACGGCAACTACGAGTGGAAGCACCTCGAAGAATGCAAAGAGAAGAACATCACCGCCATCCTCGGTGTGGGCTTCGACCCGGGTGTGGTCAACGCTTATGCAGCGCTGGCGCAGCAACAGTATTTCGACCGTATTGATTCGATCGACATTCTCGACGTCAATGCCGGCTCCCATGGCAAGTATTTCGCCACCAATTTCGATCCGGAAATCAACTTCCGCGAATTCACCGGACAAGTGTGGAGCTGGCAGAACAGTCAGTGGACCAGCAACACAATGTTCGAAGTCAAACGCACCGACGACCTGCCGGTCGTAGGGGCGCAGAATCTGTACCTGACCGGCCACGATGAAGTGCACTCCCTGTCGAAGAACCTCGGCGTGCCCAACGTGCGTTTCTGGATGAGCTTTGGCGAGCACTACATCAATGTGTTCACCGTACTCAAGAACCTCGGCCTGCTCTCCGAACAACCGGTCAAAACCGCTGAAGGCCTGGAAGTCGTGCCGCTGAAAGTGGTCAAGGCCGTGCTCCCTGATCCGAGCTCGCTGGCGCCTGGCTACACCGGCAAGACCTGCATCGGCGACCTGGTAAAAGGCATCAAGGATGGCCTGCCGCGCGAAGTGTTCATCTACAACGTCGCCGACCACGAAGAAGCCTTTGCGGAAACCGACAGCCAGGGCATTTCCTATACCGCTGGCGTGCCACCTGTGGCGGCAGCCCTGCTGGTCGCCCGTGGCGAATGGGATGTGCAGCGCATGGCCAACGTCGAGGAGCTGCCAGCCGAGCTGTTCCTCAAGGCGCTGGATGTGATGGGCCTGCCGACCCGGATCAAGGACGAGAATGGAGACCGTCCCTGGAACTGA
- a CDS encoding class I SAM-dependent methyltransferase — translation MPAPESPLLQSWHHNAQSWIEAIRTGTIESRLKVTDQAILLAVLSRQPERVLDLGCGEGWLLRALAARAIEAVGVDGDATLVEAARAAGSSRVHLASYEALAEAKVNIGSNYDLICANFALLHQDIIPLLAAMNALLAPGGALVIQTLHPWTAAAGDYQDGWREETFTGFKGQWQPMPWYFRTLSSWLNALDMAGFRLAGLQEPQHPQSPVPQSLLLVAEQRGDGD, via the coding sequence ATGCCCGCCCCCGAATCCCCCCTCCTCCAGAGCTGGCACCACAACGCCCAATCCTGGATCGAGGCTATCCGCACCGGCACCATCGAAAGCCGCCTCAAGGTCACCGACCAGGCAATCCTGCTGGCGGTACTAAGTCGCCAACCCGAGCGTGTGCTCGACCTGGGCTGCGGCGAGGGCTGGCTGTTGCGTGCGCTGGCCGCACGGGCCATCGAGGCGGTCGGTGTGGATGGCGATGCGACGCTGGTCGAGGCAGCACGGGCGGCGGGCTCTTCGCGGGTGCATTTGGCGAGCTATGAAGCGTTGGCAGAGGCGAAGGTGAACATCGGCAGCAACTACGACCTGATCTGCGCCAATTTCGCCCTGCTGCACCAGGACATCATCCCTCTGCTCGCCGCCATGAACGCCCTGCTCGCCCCTGGCGGCGCGCTGGTGATCCAGACACTGCATCCGTGGACCGCGGCGGCGGGCGACTATCAGGATGGTTGGCGGGAAGAGACCTTCACTGGGTTCAAGGGGCAGTGGCAACCTATGCCGTGGTACTTCCGAACATTGTCCAGTTGGCTCAATGCGCTAGACATGGCCGGTTTTCGGCTGGCCGGCCTGCAGGAGCCGCAGCACCCGCAAAGTCCTGTGCCGCAGTCGTTGCTGTTGGTGGCTGAGCAACGGGGTGATGGCGATTAA
- a CDS encoding HlyD family type I secretion periplasmic adaptor subunit, whose amino-acid sequence MPSRQIESFAGLPISDRKARRLGIGIVGVTFGLFGTWAALAPLDGAAFAPGVVTVQTYRKTVQHPEGGIVKAVLVHDGDIVKRGDPLIILDDAQLRFEYEITRGQLVATRAMEARLRAERDALSAVSFGEIADSESLRGVEARQGETQVFNARQGSRLGQIAVLRERIGQLNQQIKGLESMIGAKVHLEKSYSGEIVELTDLLKQGFVDKQRLLDQERKLGMLKSEVADHRSAINKTRLQINETQLQILQIDKDFSTEVVKELAEVQTRMYDLQEKTSSLEDRLSRIVIRAPDAGMVIGMTVHTIGGVVSPATPLLDIVPSVSELVIEAQVAPVDIDRVAIGKRADIRFGAFNSSTTPVIEGEVSSVSADRLVNEKAGTAYYLARVRVTEEGARTLGERKLLPGMPADVLIITGQRTLLQYLMQPARDAMAQSMIEE is encoded by the coding sequence ATGCCCAGTCGTCAAATTGAAAGCTTCGCCGGCCTGCCGATATCTGATCGTAAAGCACGCCGTCTGGGCATTGGTATTGTAGGGGTGACCTTCGGCCTGTTCGGCACCTGGGCGGCGCTCGCGCCCCTCGACGGTGCCGCGTTCGCGCCGGGGGTGGTCACCGTGCAGACTTATCGCAAAACGGTCCAGCATCCTGAAGGGGGCATCGTCAAAGCGGTACTGGTCCATGACGGTGACATCGTCAAGCGTGGTGATCCGCTGATCATTCTTGATGATGCCCAATTGCGCTTCGAATACGAGATAACCCGAGGCCAGCTGGTCGCGACCAGAGCCATGGAGGCAAGGCTCAGGGCCGAGCGCGACGCACTGTCGGCGGTCAGCTTTGGGGAGATAGCCGATTCCGAGAGTCTGCGAGGCGTGGAGGCGCGTCAGGGCGAGACCCAGGTATTCAACGCCCGGCAGGGCTCTCGGCTGGGCCAGATCGCGGTGTTGCGCGAGCGCATTGGCCAGTTGAATCAGCAGATCAAGGGGCTGGAATCGATGATTGGTGCCAAGGTTCATCTGGAGAAATCCTACAGCGGTGAAATCGTTGAATTGACCGACCTGCTCAAGCAAGGGTTCGTTGACAAACAACGTCTGCTCGATCAGGAACGCAAGCTGGGGATGCTCAAGTCGGAGGTGGCTGATCACCGTTCCGCTATTAACAAGACTCGTCTGCAGATCAACGAAACACAGCTGCAGATTCTGCAAATCGACAAGGATTTCAGTACCGAGGTGGTCAAGGAGCTGGCCGAGGTTCAGACCAGGATGTACGACCTGCAAGAGAAAACCTCGTCCCTGGAAGACCGGCTCAGTCGTATCGTCATCCGCGCACCCGACGCGGGCATGGTGATTGGCATGACTGTGCACACCATTGGGGGTGTGGTGAGCCCGGCGACGCCGCTGCTGGATATCGTGCCCTCGGTTTCCGAGCTGGTCATAGAGGCCCAGGTAGCGCCGGTGGATATTGATCGTGTCGCCATCGGCAAGCGTGCCGATATCCGTTTCGGCGCGTTCAATAGCTCGACCACTCCCGTGATCGAAGGCGAGGTCAGTAGCGTATCGGCTGACCGGCTGGTCAACGAAAAGGCCGGGACGGCCTATTACCTGGCGCGGGTGCGGGTAACCGAGGAGGGCGCGCGCACCTTGGGTGAGCGCAAGTTGTTGCCGGGGATGCCGGCGGACGTCCTAATCATCACCGGGCAACGCACGTTGTTGCAGTACTTGATGCAGCCGGCTCGCGATGCCATGGCTCAATCGATGATCGAGGAATAA
- a CDS encoding TetR/AcrR family transcriptional regulator, producing the protein MPTPERCSRFAEYRDKVLELFASKGFGQVGMRELATCLGLAPGSLYHHYPSKQHMLLDLIEEFYEELLATLGRIEHAAPAKRDRLNQLIRAHLNLHQEMPWHFRLVERDSGCLTEEQQERVRQLREQYERKLLLMLGVRPRLSEQGRMAAGHAIAALLNSAPSWLTHYSLDEQERDNLMENMVSGAVERLLAPKRTHETLSLAPPLEK; encoded by the coding sequence ATGCCTACGCCTGAGCGTTGCTCGCGCTTCGCCGAATACCGGGACAAGGTGCTGGAGCTCTTTGCCAGCAAGGGTTTCGGTCAGGTCGGCATGCGTGAGCTCGCGACCTGCCTGGGGCTCGCCCCGGGCTCGCTGTATCACCATTACCCCAGCAAGCAGCACATGCTGCTCGACCTGATCGAGGAGTTCTATGAAGAGCTGCTGGCCACCCTGGGGCGCATCGAACACGCGGCCCCGGCAAAACGCGACAGACTCAACCAGTTGATCCGCGCGCACCTGAATCTGCATCAGGAAATGCCCTGGCATTTTCGTCTGGTGGAGCGCGACAGCGGCTGCCTGACTGAAGAGCAGCAGGAACGGGTCCGGCAACTGCGCGAGCAGTACGAACGCAAGTTGCTGCTGATGCTCGGCGTCCGACCCCGACTCAGTGAGCAGGGCCGGATGGCCGCCGGTCATGCCATTGCCGCCTTGCTCAACAGCGCGCCCAGTTGGCTGACGCACTATTCGCTGGATGAACAAGAGCGCGATAATCTGATGGAAAACATGGTGAGTGGCGCCGTCGAGCGGTTGCTGGCGCCAAAACGCACACATGAAACGCTAAGCCTCGCCCCGCCTCTGGAAAAATAG
- a CDS encoding type I secretion system permease/ATPase, whose translation MRSTPENSLKNALKACRDSFISVGFFSFFINALMLVPTFYMLQVYGRVMASGSLTTLAMLTLIMTGLIITLGSLEWIRSRIMVRVSTRLDVLLSRQVYKASFKRALDSGGMDASAQSLNDLTGLRQFLSGNGLFAFFDAPWLPIYIAVMFMFHPWFGWVATGSALLLLLLAFINERLTGPTLAQANKEHIGATLYTTKNLRNAEVIESMGMLETLMDRWGLRQRNVLLLQAQASDRGAIVSTLSRTFRILVQSLILGLGAYLAVDHQVGAGLVFAGAVLLGRALAPIDLIIGSWRGFIAARSQYSRLNDILDKQQAQPERMSLPAPQGHVQVENLVVAAPGSKTPIINNISFSVPAGCVVGIIGPSAAGKSTLARALMGVWAPLHGVVRLDGADISAWDKHELGPHIGYLPQDIELFEGSISENIARFAEVDSEKVILAARTAGVHDMILQLPDGYDTVIGSEGLTLSGGQRQRIGLARALYGTPRLIILDEPNSNLDEVGDRALVAAIQQIKQSGATLFVITHRTNIVSQLDRLMVMNAGVISLYGPREQVHAELNAQRQQAQKHAMSAGASMASVKTSKGDADEPYDAQSSN comes from the coding sequence ATGCGAAGCACACCTGAAAACAGCCTGAAAAATGCGCTGAAAGCCTGTAGAGACAGTTTTATTTCTGTTGGGTTTTTCAGCTTTTTCATCAACGCGCTGATGCTCGTGCCTACCTTCTATATGCTTCAGGTGTATGGGCGGGTGATGGCCAGCGGAAGTCTGACAACCCTGGCCATGCTGACGCTGATCATGACCGGGCTGATCATCACGCTCGGCTCCCTGGAATGGATCCGTTCGCGCATCATGGTTCGGGTCAGTACCCGACTGGATGTGTTGCTGAGTCGCCAGGTCTATAAGGCCAGTTTCAAACGGGCACTGGACAGTGGCGGGATGGATGCCTCGGCCCAGTCGCTCAACGACTTGACGGGCCTGAGACAGTTTCTCTCCGGTAACGGTTTGTTCGCCTTCTTCGATGCGCCCTGGTTGCCTATCTATATCGCCGTGATGTTCATGTTTCATCCCTGGTTTGGCTGGGTAGCGACGGGCAGTGCGCTGTTGTTGTTATTGCTCGCGTTTATCAATGAGAGGCTGACGGGGCCGACACTGGCGCAGGCGAACAAGGAACATATCGGCGCGACGCTCTACACCACGAAAAATCTGCGCAACGCTGAAGTCATCGAATCCATGGGCATGCTTGAAACCCTTATGGACCGTTGGGGACTTCGCCAACGGAACGTCCTGTTGCTGCAGGCTCAGGCAAGCGATAGAGGTGCCATAGTCAGCACGCTTTCCAGGACCTTCCGGATCCTGGTGCAATCATTGATCCTTGGTCTGGGGGCGTACCTGGCCGTGGACCATCAGGTCGGGGCAGGCCTGGTGTTTGCCGGGGCCGTGCTGCTAGGGCGCGCATTGGCCCCCATCGATCTGATCATCGGCAGTTGGAGGGGCTTTATTGCGGCTCGCTCGCAGTACAGCCGTCTCAACGACATCCTCGACAAACAACAGGCTCAGCCCGAGCGCATGTCATTGCCTGCGCCTCAGGGGCACGTGCAGGTGGAGAATCTGGTCGTCGCGGCCCCTGGCTCGAAAACCCCGATTATCAACAACATAAGTTTCAGCGTACCTGCCGGCTGCGTTGTCGGCATCATCGGACCAAGTGCCGCGGGCAAGTCGACCCTGGCCAGGGCACTGATGGGGGTATGGGCGCCGCTGCATGGCGTGGTCCGGCTCGATGGCGCGGACATCAGTGCGTGGGACAAACATGAACTTGGGCCGCATATCGGTTACTTGCCCCAGGACATTGAACTGTTCGAAGGCAGCATCAGCGAGAACATTGCCCGCTTCGCCGAGGTCGATTCCGAGAAAGTCATTCTGGCTGCCAGGACCGCTGGCGTTCACGACATGATTCTGCAGCTGCCCGATGGCTACGACACCGTCATTGGCAGTGAGGGCCTCACGCTGTCGGGAGGACAGCGCCAGCGCATCGGACTGGCCCGTGCCCTGTATGGCACCCCGCGCCTGATTATTCTCGACGAGCCCAATTCCAATCTTGACGAAGTCGGTGATCGTGCCCTGGTGGCAGCTATCCAGCAGATCAAGCAGAGCGGCGCGACCCTGTTTGTCATTACCCACCGAACCAACATCGTGTCGCAACTTGACCGACTCATGGTGATGAACGCAGGGGTTATCAGTCTCTACGGGCCACGCGAGCAGGTGCACGCCGAACTCAACGCGCAGAGACAGCAAGCACAAAAACACGCCATGTCAGCAGGCGCCAGCATGGCTTCGGTCAAAACCAGCAAGGGTGATGCCGATGAACCCTACGATGCCCAGTCGTCAAATTGA
- a CDS encoding AraC family transcriptional regulator translates to MRETDSVAVYFMYPMIHALREEPQRLRAVLEQVGIDPALLDQPTARVPATAFAALWLVQIRELNDEFFQLDSHGMPPGSFALICRALIQEPTLEKALRQCLANFALFLRDFRGTLSVRGKRAVISLQTCSQNSEVSRLGEETFLVLMISLLCWLGGRRISIDRADFRHQRLPLRDDALLWGPNLTFGTERTEIEFASHYLRLPVVQDLASLKVFLRTAPQWLVIRFRNQRGLASQVYQRLRHSHYNEWPTLQAFALEQHLSPSTFRRKLGREGCSYQEIKDEVRRVVAFERLRQSKASISDIAEQLGFQEPSAFHRAFKKWTGESPGRYRARIQDCLNEPPVVIA, encoded by the coding sequence ATGCGGGAAACGGATTCGGTGGCGGTTTACTTCATGTACCCCATGATCCATGCGTTACGTGAGGAACCGCAGCGTCTGCGGGCAGTACTTGAACAGGTGGGAATTGATCCGGCACTGCTGGATCAGCCGACTGCTCGGGTGCCGGCCACGGCTTTCGCCGCGCTGTGGCTGGTGCAGATTCGTGAGTTGAACGACGAGTTTTTCCAGTTGGATTCCCATGGTATGCCGCCGGGCAGTTTTGCCTTGATCTGTCGGGCATTGATTCAGGAGCCGACGCTGGAAAAAGCCCTGCGTCAGTGCCTGGCCAATTTCGCCCTGTTCCTGCGTGATTTTCGCGGCACGTTGAGTGTGCGTGGCAAGCGTGCGGTCATCAGCTTGCAGACCTGTTCGCAGAACAGCGAGGTCAGTCGGTTGGGCGAAGAAACGTTTCTGGTGTTGATGATCAGTCTGCTGTGCTGGCTGGGCGGGCGACGCATTTCAATCGATCGTGCGGACTTTCGTCATCAGCGTTTGCCGCTGCGCGATGATGCCTTGCTCTGGGGCCCCAACCTGACCTTTGGCACCGAACGGACCGAAATCGAGTTCGCCAGTCACTACCTGCGGCTGCCGGTGGTTCAGGACCTTGCCTCGCTAAAAGTGTTTTTGCGCACCGCGCCGCAATGGCTGGTGATCCGCTTCCGCAACCAGCGTGGGCTGGCGTCGCAGGTTTATCAGCGCCTGCGCCACAGCCATTACAACGAATGGCCGACCTTGCAGGCCTTTGCCCTGGAGCAGCACCTGAGCCCCAGTACCTTTCGCCGCAAACTGGGACGTGAAGGCTGTTCGTATCAGGAAATCAAGGATGAAGTTCGGCGCGTGGTGGCGTTTGAACGGTTGCGCCAGAGCAAGGCGAGCATCAGCGATATTGCCGAACAGTTGGGATTTCAGGAGCCGAGTGCGTTTCATCGGGCGTTCAAGAAGTGGACGGGGGAGAGCCCGGGGCGGTATCGGGCGCGGATTCAGGATTGTCTGAATGAGCCCCCGGTAGTGATTGCATAG
- a CDS encoding 3-hydroxybutyryl-CoA dehydrogenase, which produces MNLQNIGVIGAGTMGNGIAQVCALAGLHVTLIDISESALQKAIATVDKNLDRQVAKNTLTHEQKLAALDKIRTSTDYNSLQNVQMVIEAATENLDLKLRVLQQIAAQVSAECVIASNTSSLSITQLAASVSQPERFIGLHFFNPVPVMGLIEVIRGLQTSDATHAMALDMATILGKTAITAGNRPGFVVNRILVPMINEAILVFQEGLASAEDIDAGMRLGCNQPIGPLALADLIGLDTVLAILEAFYDGFNDSKYRPAPLLKEMVAAGYLGRKTGRGFHAYA; this is translated from the coding sequence ATGAATCTTCAGAACATTGGCGTCATCGGCGCCGGCACCATGGGCAATGGCATCGCGCAAGTCTGCGCCTTGGCCGGCCTCCATGTGACCTTGATCGACATTTCCGAGAGCGCCTTGCAAAAGGCAATCGCGACCGTCGATAAAAACCTCGATCGGCAGGTCGCCAAAAACACGCTGACCCATGAGCAAAAGCTCGCGGCCCTCGACAAGATTCGCACCAGTACCGATTACAACAGCCTGCAAAACGTGCAAATGGTGATCGAAGCCGCCACCGAAAACCTCGACCTGAAATTGCGCGTGCTGCAACAAATCGCCGCGCAGGTCAGCGCTGAATGCGTGATTGCCTCCAACACGTCGTCGCTGTCCATTACCCAACTCGCCGCCAGCGTCAGCCAGCCTGAGCGCTTCATCGGCCTGCACTTTTTCAACCCGGTGCCGGTGATGGGCCTGATCGAAGTGATTCGCGGCCTGCAAACCAGCGATGCCACCCACGCCATGGCGCTGGACATGGCGACCATACTCGGCAAGACCGCGATCACCGCGGGCAACCGTCCCGGTTTCGTGGTCAACCGGATTCTGGTGCCGATGATCAATGAAGCGATCCTGGTGTTTCAGGAAGGCCTGGCCAGCGCCGAAGACATCGACGCCGGCATGCGCCTGGGCTGCAACCAGCCGATCGGCCCGTTGGCGCTGGCCGACTTGATCGGCCTGGACACCGTGCTGGCCATCCTTGAAGCCTTCTACGACGGCTTCAACGACAGCAAATACCGCCCCGCTCCGCTGCTCAAGGAAATGGTCGCCGCCGGTTACCTGGGACGTAAAACGGGGCGCGGCTTCCATGCCTACGCCTGA
- a CDS encoding LysR family transcriptional regulator: MDILGLINTYIRVVENGSIAAAARAQGMSAAAVSQSITRLEAHLGVRLLSRTTRSMALTESGTRYFEKVRHIPGDIDLASQAATVATKPQGPLCIATTAAFGRHVLAPLMPAFKDAYPRIDIELINTDRSVDHRLEGVDVSIRIEAQLNDQLIVRRIASFPFVFCAAPAYLDRAGIPTTPEELKRHTCLVFRYPTDGRFLPWTFVLNGSRFEAKVNPGFICDDIDTIAQIAVNGGGIARLASFIAQPLIDSGRLLPLFEPGSRNAACAEPEPMHIYACVTERSALNAKVRAFIDFLERELQSQPHVLA; this comes from the coding sequence ATGGATATTCTTGGTTTGATCAATACCTATATCCGTGTGGTAGAAAACGGCAGCATCGCGGCGGCAGCCCGGGCCCAAGGCATGAGCGCCGCCGCGGTCAGCCAGAGCATCACGCGACTCGAAGCCCACTTGGGCGTGCGCCTGCTCTCTCGTACAACCCGAAGCATGGCGCTCACCGAAAGCGGCACTCGCTATTTCGAGAAAGTGCGTCACATTCCGGGCGATATCGATCTCGCCTCGCAAGCTGCCACGGTCGCCACCAAGCCGCAGGGGCCGCTTTGCATCGCCACCACCGCGGCATTTGGTCGGCATGTACTCGCGCCATTAATGCCCGCGTTCAAGGACGCCTACCCGCGCATCGACATCGAACTGATCAATACGGATCGCAGCGTTGATCATCGGCTGGAGGGCGTCGATGTCAGTATCCGCATCGAAGCGCAGCTGAACGATCAGCTCATTGTACGGCGTATCGCTTCGTTTCCTTTCGTATTCTGCGCGGCGCCCGCGTATCTCGACCGCGCGGGCATACCGACAACACCTGAGGAGCTGAAGCGACACACTTGCCTTGTCTTTCGCTACCCAACTGATGGTCGTTTTCTGCCCTGGACCTTTGTACTCAACGGCAGCCGCTTCGAGGCCAAAGTCAACCCGGGCTTCATCTGCGATGACATCGATACTATCGCGCAGATTGCTGTAAACGGCGGTGGGATCGCACGCCTCGCGAGCTTTATCGCTCAGCCACTGATCGACAGCGGCCGACTTCTACCGTTGTTCGAGCCGGGCAGTCGCAACGCAGCTTGCGCAGAGCCTGAGCCGATGCACATCTATGCCTGCGTCACCGAGCGATCGGCTTTGAATGCCAAGGTGCGTGCGTTCATCGACTTTCTTGAACGAGAGTTGCAAAGCCAGCCGCATGTGCTCGCCTGA